The Mycosarcoma maydis chromosome 17, whole genome shotgun sequence DNA window CTCGGTGGTCGTACCAAGACTTGCATCATCGCCACCGTTTCGCAAGAACGCGCCAACATTGAGGAGACcctctcgacgctcgactATGCCCTGCGAGCAAAGTCAATCAAGAACCGTCCCGAGCTCAACACGCGTATGACGCGTTCGGCGCTCATCAAGGAGTACGTGTTCGAGATCGAACGCCTTAAAGGCGATCTTCAGGCATCACGCGATCAGAACGGCATCTACCTCACCGAGGAATCCTGGAAGACGATGCATTCCGAGCATGAGGAACACAAGACGCTCGCCGAGTCGCTCAAACGTAATGCTGAAGTCACAGagagcaagctcaacaGTCTCAAGGAGCAGTTCGAGCAGAACatgcagctgctcgtcaagcgcGACCACGAGGTCAAGGCGGCCAAATCCGAGTGCGCAGACAAggtcgccgagctcgaagcctTGATCTCAAAGGCAAACTCACTCGAACTCACCGTTGAGCAAGAGGTAGCGCTGCGAAAGGCCTACATGGCTAGCGAAGCGCATCTCAACCAGGCTGCCACTTCGCTGGCTGACCTTGTGCATCAGAGCACCGCCGATGTTCAAGGTCTCTTCGATaagctcgagcgcaagaCAGCGGTGGAAAAAGCGAATCGCGCTCTGGTGACAGAGTGTCGACATGCCGTCTCGCAGAGAGCtggccagctcgagtcgagttTGACCAGCTTGCACTCTGCAGAAGGGCAATTCCATGCCACTCTCCAATCGAGCTTGGAAACGCTTGTCAGCAGCTCGGAAACGCGTCACGAAGAGCAGCATCAGTTCCTGCAAGCACGTCTGAAAAAGATTTCGACATCCCTGCGCGAAGTGCGGTCGAGCCAGATGGAGTCCAAGGACGTTCTGACAGCTCTGCTCGGCGAACTGGATGCCACGCTCAATAACATGCAATCTTCCAGTGAGGCCAATTTGGGTTCGCTGAAAAAGACCTGTCGTGGAGCTATCGACGATGTCGTTCTGGCCAACACGCAACGATTCGCCCAAGTGGCGGCTTCGTTGGATTCCATGGTTCAGTCTCACGTTGCTACACTCAAGCATGTCGCCGAGATCAATCTGGCCAGTCAGCAACAGATTGCGCAGATCAAagcagctgccgaagctgcaAATGCGCAAGAAATCGCCAGCTTGAGGGAGCAAAACGCTCTATTGACGGCGACGGTTGACGAGATGAAGAGAAGCAATCGGTCGCTCAAAGCGGATCTCATGGTCGACTTTGGTCGACTGTTGGACCGCTTCACGGAGCAGCAAGAATCGGCCgtgtcgacgtcgatcggGTCGGCGCAGGCGCTCGTCACGCGTTCCACTGCCGCTTGCGAATCTCAGGCTGCTGACCAAGCTACccgactcgactcgcttTGCGTCAGTGCCAACGAAACGGCTATCCAGCTGACAACTTCGCAAAcgtcgctcgtcgaccaaACCGGCACCATCAGTAAGGACGTCAACGAAGCCAGTGGCGAGCTGGGCGCCAAGATGAACGCATTTGCTTCTGCTATCGAAGACGATCTCTCGTCGACTGCGCAAACCACCAGTCGCAGCCATGTCGAAATCTCGTCTCTCACCAACAAAGCGCGAGAAGAGATCGAATCGCGCACCAAATCGCAATCGGCTAAGATCAAGGCTTCCAAcaccaagctcaccgaGACGTTTGaatcgatcagctcgaaccTGCAAGCTTCGTCGAAAGAAATCAGCGAGGCGGCGAGACAAGTGGGTGGGCTGGCGGACGAGAGACGCGATGAAGTGAAAGTGTGGAGCGAGCAGATGGGCGCAGGGCTACAAGGGTTGTCATCTGACTCGAATGCCTTGTTGGTGGCCAAGTTTAGGGAGGATAAGAGTACCGGGCATACACCGCAAAAGAAGGTGTGGAAGATGCCGGGACGTTGGACGCTTGTACCGGGCAATCGGGAGGAGGCGATTGAAATCGGGAAAAAAGTTAAAGATACTctttcgagctcggctgtgCTCGCTATGGAAAGCGAGGATGTAGCCAGTTCCGATCTCGACATGGGACCTTGTTCCGAGGCCGAACTGGACATGGCAGCCGCAAGTTGCCCGGCAGACGAGAGCGTCGAACAAGAGCCAGTGTTGCAAACGCCCACAtctccaccagcaccagcagctgctgtggaAGCATCAGCCGAAGTGGCCCAAACAAGACGGTCTAGTCGACCTCTACGAGAACTGCCGTTCGGCTACTCAAACCTACCCGTTTCCGCTTCCAACGAAGAGGTGGTCGCCATCAAGGCTGTCGTTGACccagcagcatcggcgtTGCCCAAGACGAGAAGTGCAAAAAACAAACTCACCACTTCCGCCCTCCCCATCagcaagcgagcgaggTCATAACACATGCCTTCCCATTTCCATTGCTCCCCCCTCTCCCTTTCTCAAGTAGATCAGCGGAATGATGGTCGCTTCGTTTAGTGTTTTGTAATCTGTAATGTAGACCCGGTCTTGTAGCTTCACGGTCGGTTGTGACAACTTTATACCAGTTCGCAGACAAGTCGAGCAAATGTAGGCACGTGTGACTGCGCGAGACTGCAACGCTGGACAGATGCGCAAGTTCGGCATAAAGCTGAAAAAGAATTCACTGCCACAAAGCACAAGAGCGAGGTGAGACAGGCGTGAGGTTTCTGCCAGGGcaggtcgagatcaagtGTTAAGTTATACAAGAGATTATCTACAGGGTCGGCATGGGATCATGCACCATACTTTCGCCCAGTGATAAGCTCGTAAGCCTCTCTGTACTTTTGCTCTGTCCTCTTGACGACGTCGTCTGGTAGAGTGACGGGGACACCCTGATCGGCGGCCTTGTCGAGACCGTTGGCTTTCAACCAATCCCTGACGTACTGCTTGTCAAAGCTATCCTGACCTCGACCGACGGCATACTTGTCGGCGGACCAGAAACGCGAGCTGTCTGGGGTGAGAACTTCATCGACGAGAATCATGTGATCATGGCCAATCAGGCCGAATTCGAATTTGGTGTCAGCCAGGATGATGCCGCGCGACTTTGCGTGAGCGGCAGCTTTCGAGTAGAGggcaacagcagcgttggACATGCGTTTGGAGAGGTCGGCACCGATGATGTCGTCGACCTTGTCTGGGTGGATGTTCTCGTCGTGTtcgccttgctcggcttTTGTGCTGGGAGTGAAGAGCGGACCGTTGGGAATCTCTTGGCTCTCTTGCAAGCCTTCGGGTAGCTTGATACCGTGGACGGTGCCGGTACGCTTGTATTCCGCCCAGCCACTTCCTGTGATGTAGCCGCGTACGATGGCCTCGATAGGCAGAACTTTGGCTCGTTTGACCAGCATGGATCGACCCTCGACCTGGTGCTCGAGACCAGCCAgcttctgcttgagctcttcgGGGAAGTGCGCATAGTCGGTAGCGATGATGTGGGACTCGATGAGCGAGGGAGTCAAAAGACCAAACCAAAAGGTGGAGAGCGCGTGGAGAAGTTTTCCTTTGTTGGGGATGCCGTTCTGAAGGATGATATCGAAGGCCGATATCCTATCGGTGGCGACAAAGAGGATGGCACCGGCATGAGGACCGTTGGTAAGACCTGCATCGTACACATCACGAACCTTTCCCTTTGCGATAAGTTTGAGGGGCAGATCGGTGGATACAATTGCGTTGCTAGAcatcttcgagctgctcccTTTCGAGGTTCGATTTTGCGTGTGTGGACCTTGCTGATGATGGacggcgtcggcgttgaAAGCAAGATTGCCACGCAAGAAGAAACTgagcgaatcgtgaatcggtTTGGCGTGCAGGGTGGAGCAACCGAAACGTGCGTGGCGAGTCACGTTTACGATTTGTGACTTTATCTTTCGTCATATcgtttcgtgattttgaAAAATcgggaatcgtgaatcgtgaaatcacgaatgcaccGACCCTCGCACTGACGACTCACGCGTTGACCAAACGACAACAGCCATACgtgatggcgagcgacAGAAAGATTTTCCTAAATCCAGGCAAAACTGAACCGGCTTAACAACCGTCAGAACACGTGATCTTGTCAAGAACGTGAGGAGCGGacgcgaatcacgaatctactcacgactcgcacgTCGGGCTGAGTTTGGTTCAGCTAGACGACCCTACCTATCCTTGACGATTGGCGATTCAAAGGGCTGTTTCAACACAGAAGCTGCTCCTCGATTCCTATAGGTTCTTTCGAACAGCCGCGTCGTAGTGTAGTAGCAGCTGAATCAAGCTCGGGCTAGCGGCGTGATAACgggactcacgactgtttcAAAGCACGAGAGAGGATTCgtatatatatatatatatatatatatatatatataaATAGAGCATAGGTGCGAGCCTCCAGCAGGtcacagttgtgagtcgtgagtgagtggAGCAGCGACTCATGATTCAAGAACAACACTTTGGCGAAAACGCGCTGGCGCGCTCgttcagtcacgagtcgctTTTGGACAGGTACCAATCCTCACAGTCGAATCCGTTCGAGTGACAGTCATAGAAAAACAGACAGGCTTGAGTCTCACCCCTCACATCAGCATTCACCTCGATATCGCTCCATAACTTGGCCCATCCACCTCCTTgttccaccaccaccatcatcgtcgtcccATCCTCACGCAGAGAGCAAGTTCATTCTCCAATCATGGTCAAGGCTGCCTCGAGGCACGCCACGCCGGATGGCGAGAACGATCCAGGTCTCGCCACGCCCAAACCTAAATCCATGCACCTTCTGCCCTCGCGAACTAGCATGAACAACATCACCAACTCGCTCTCCTCGAAGCGAATTCTTCCACCCCATCTACAGTCAGCCGCCATCCCAAAGCGTTCCTCCGATTCGATCAAATCCGCTGTGCGTTCCTCTCTTGCTTCCAACGCTACTCCGCAGCCAAGGCGCAAGCGCACCGATGCCGAACCTGCCACCGTCACCCCTCGTCCCAGAGCCTTTGTCGAAGCGACTTCCGATATCCGCAAGATGCAGTCCGTCAGCGACATTTCCAGGCTCACTatcgcttcctcgtccagcGATGATGCTTCCAGAGCCGCAGACATCGAGCCTGTCAAAGCTTTCCTTCGCATTCGGCCCCCTTCGCACGATAGTCCCAAGGATTCTCCTCGACCTTACATCGAGGTCGTCAGTGACACCGAAGTTCTCATGCATCCGCCCTCTCAGCCTGCCTACTGCAGCTCCCTGTCCGGTGTCAGGTCCAGGACCACCAGCATCGCACCTCCCACAAAGTACATCTTCAGCAAAGTTTTTGGCAGTCAACCCACTTCCTCTTCTGACACTGGCCAAGACATGTCTCAATCCGCATTCTTTCAGCATACTACTCTGCCTCTGGTCGAGGCCCTCCTTCAAGGCGAAAGTGGCCTCATGTTTACTTACGGCGTCACTAACTCGGGAAAGAGTCACACTGTTATGGGCAACAGCTCGCCTGGAGGCGCCGGTATCCTCCCACGCTCGCTCGACGTCATCTTTAATAGTATCAAAGGCCTCGAGAGCTCTGCCAACATCCTGCCCATCGGTGTCTCTGGCGTTCAACGCGCCGACAAGCCATCAGCGCAAGCCGattccgcttccgcttccgcttccgcttccagcCTCGGTGTCAATCCTTTCATGATTCCCAGTGTCTCGCGCAGACTCCTCGCAGAAGCTCCCGCACGTGTCGCAAAGCCTCCCAAACTCATCGAACACGACGACACCAAGGTTCCTGTCGACCGCAATCTCCGCTACAGCGTCTTCGTCAGCTACGTCGAGATTTACAACGAAAAACTTTTCGACCTCCTCGATGTCTCGCCTGGCTCCAGCCTAAGCCGCGCTGAATCCATTCGTGGCTCCAACTGGAGCCTCGCTAACATGGCCAACGCTGCTCCGAGCTCCATTCCAGCAAGCGCCAGCATCACGCTCAACCGCAAGCCCCTCAGTCTCAAGAATGATCACGACAACGGCGGCAAGTACGTCGCTGGTCTGCGCGAGATCAAGGTCACTTCGCCCCAAGAGGCTCGCGACCTCCTTCATCGAGGTCAGGAGAACCGTGCCGTCTTTGGCACCATGGCCAATCGCGCCAGTTCGCGAAGTCACGGTATTTTCACCATCAAAGTCATCCGTCATCACGGCGGTCTCACAAACTTGTCCGACGATGACCTCGATTCCTTCACCACTGCTCGTCTCAGCATTGTCGATCTCGCAGGCAGCGAGCGCGTCGCCAACACCGGCCTCGCTAGCGGCGATCGTCTCAAGGAGGCCGGCAACATCAACAAGAGCCTAATGTGCCTTGGACAGTGCCTCGAAACGCTTCGCAAGAATCAGGTGCGTCTTATGGGCACTACCGACAACGGTCAGGCTGCCACGGTCAAACGACGCGTCAGCATCGTGCCTTTCCGTCACTCGAAACTCACCGAACTCTTCCAGAGCTTCTTTGTCGGCGAAGGCAAGGCGGTCATGATCGTCAACGCAAACCCTTACGACACGGGCTTTGACGAAAACTCGCATGTCATGAAGTTCAGTGCAATCGCCAAGGAAGTGGCAGTTTCTCGTTCCATGGGCCCGATCACAAAGATGTTGCCTCCGCTGCCACCTCATAAACAGGAGGGCACTCCCGGCTCTCGATCGCTGCCAAGGTCAAAATCGAGCGTCAACATGCTCGAATCCGACAGTGAGGTTAGCGCAGACGTTACCATCatcgaagacgacgaggattCGGAAGACGAGAACCATGACTCGTTCGTCGACATGCTCCTCGAGAAACACGAAGACTTGCGTCAGAAGTTGCACGCTGCCGAACTTCGCTGCGCTACCATCGAGGCCGAAGTGCGCCGAGAGATGGCCGACCATTTCGAACAGAGACTCATCGAGCTCACAGAAGTCTACAACAACAGGATGATcaacgacgtcgaagaGAACAATAAGTACACCAACCGCAAGATCGATCTGCTCATCAGAGCCAACGCTCACGACGAGCCTGAACTCGATGCTGACAGCAGTACTGGAAGGCAACTCTCCGACCTGAGCATgagcgaggacgaggacgagcacTACGAATCTGACCATGATGAGGCTGAGGTTGAAGGCACGCTCGCGGCCAGAAACCGTCGCTTTGATCGAAGCATGAGCGAGATCAGCGCTGGTGAGAGCGTCTTTGATGATGCTACCGAGGGCGATGCCTCCCAATCTCTGCTTGTTGAAGACGATTTCCAAGGCAATCATGACGTCAGTCGAGACCAAGATTCTGCCATTCTCAGGCCAGGAAAGCCACCCAAGCGCTCAGCAGCTAAGCAGATAAAGTACGCCGGTTCCGAAGCCTCTCATTCCGCGTCCGACGAAGATGTCTCCCAGACCGAATCTCAatccgagtccgagtctGGATCCGGTGCTGAGCCAGATGCAGTTTCGATCAGCGACCAGGACGACAACATGTCTTCGGCACTCAGCACAGCAGgagacgacgagagcgatgacAACTATAGCAGCGACGGCGACAGCGAAAGTGATGCAGAACAAGAGAACAAGCAAGGCAATAGCAAGCGCGCAGCCGGACGAAGTGAGTCCCAAGTACTCAGCGAGATCCCTTCCAGCACTTTCGACGACAGTCTGAGCTCCATCGCCAGCTCTGCCCGCGTGACTAAGGATTCCGACTCTTCTTTCAACGAGACCAACATTGACTCGGACagcgaagaagaagaggatcGTCGCGCACGCC harbors:
- a CDS encoding uncharacterized protein (related to KIP1 - kinesin-related protein) — its product is MSSSSSLRRQPSSSSLTRPAQPRSRAPSVAPPVSSTGAARRLTVNGTAQSASRSASSASNNSNELDRKRSDAGESNIQVVVRVRGQAPNEPKRTAPGILTTSGPRCQQIDVAIEAPQVSSSSAIASTSNLVQESATRQKSYHFDQVFGPEADQGMVYQDVVGPILEEVMSGYNCTIFAYGQTGTGKTHTMEGDLTSQMGTYSSEAGIIPRSLYRLFHTLELSKEDYSVKATFIELYNEELRDLLSIDSSTSSAEPSSSATATKEPQHALRMYDDARGKGVVIQGLEEVALKDAAHGLSVLRRGSQKRQIAATNCNEQSSRSHSVFTMTVFIKDKGSRGEDVLKIGKLNLVDLAGSENIGRSGAENKRAREAGMINQSLLTLGRVINALVEKNSHIPYRESKLTRLLQESLGGRTKTCIIATVSQERANIEETLSTLDYALRAKSIKNRPELNTRMTRSALIKEYVFEIERLKGDLQASRDQNGIYLTEESWKTMHSEHEEHKTLAESLKRNAEVTESKLNSLKEQFEQNMQLLVKRDHEVKAAKSECADKVAELEALISKANSLELTVEQEVALRKAYMASEAHLNQAATSLADLVHQSTADVQGLFDKLERKTAVEKANRALVTECRHAVSQRAGQLESSLTSLHSAEGQFHATLQSSLETLVSSSETRHEEQHQFLQARLKKISTSLREVRSSQMESKDVLTALLGELDATLNNMQSSSEANLGSLKKTCRGAIDDVVLANTQRFAQVAASLDSMVQSHVATLKHVAEINLASQQQIAQIKAAAEAANAQEIASLREQNALLTATVDEMKRSNRSLKADLMVDFGRLLDRFTEQQESAVSTSIGSAQALVTRSTAACESQAADQATRLDSLCVSANETAIQLTTSQTSLVDQTGTISKDVNEASGELGAKMNAFASAIEDDLSSTAQTTSRSHVEISSLTNKAREEIESRTKSQSAKIKASNTKLTETFESISSNLQASSKEISEAARQVGGLADERRDEVKVWSEQMGAGLQGLSSDSNALLVAKFREDKSTGHTPQKKVWKMPGRWTLVPGNREEAIEIGKKVKDTLSSSAVLAMESEDVASSDLDMGPCSEAELDMAAASCPADESVEQEPVLQTPTSPPAPAAAVEASAEVAQTRRSSRPLRELPFGYSNLPVSASNEEVVAIKAVVDPAASALPKTRSAKNKLTTSALPISKRARS
- a CDS encoding uncharacterized protein (related to Kinesin-like protein KIF23); protein product: MVKAASRHATPDGENDPGLATPKPKSMHLLPSRTSMNNITNSLSSKRILPPHLQSAAIPKRSSDSIKSAVRSSLASNATPQPRRKRTDAEPATVTPRPRAFVEATSDIRKMQSVSDISRLTIASSSSDDASRAADIEPVKAFLRIRPPSHDSPKDSPRPYIEVVSDTEVLMHPPSQPAYCSSLSGVRSRTTSIAPPTKYIFSKVFGSQPTSSSDTGQDMSQSAFFQHTTLPLVEALLQGESGLMFTYGVTNSGKSHTVMGNSSPGGAGILPRSLDVIFNSIKGLESSANILPIGVSGVQRADKPSAQADSASASASASSLGVNPFMIPSVSRRLLAEAPARVAKPPKLIEHDDTKVPVDRNLRYSVFVSYVEIYNEKLFDLLDVSPGSSLSRAESIRGSNWSLANMANAAPSSIPASASITLNRKPLSLKNDHDNGGKYVAGLREIKVTSPQEARDLLHRGQENRAVFGTMANRASSRSHGIFTIKVIRHHGGLTNLSDDDLDSFTTARLSIVDLAGSERVANTGLASGDRLKEAGNINKSLMCLGQCLETLRKNQVRLMGTTDNGQAATVKRRVSIVPFRHSKLTELFQSFFVGEGKAVMIVNANPYDTGFDENSHVMKFSAIAKEVAVSRSMGPITKMLPPLPPHKQEGTPGSRSLPRSKSSVNMLESDSEVSADVTIIEDDEDSEDENHDSFVDMLLEKHEDLRQKLHAAELRCATIEAEVRREMADHFEQRLIELTEVYNNRMINDVEENNKYTNRKIDLLIRANAHDEPELDADSSTGRQLSDLSMSEDEDEHYESDHDEAEVEGTLAARNRRFDRSMSEISAGESVFDDATEGDASQSLLVEDDFQGNHDVSRDQDSAILRPGKPPKRSAAKQIKYAGSEASHSASDEDVSQTESQSESESGSGAEPDAVSISDQDDNMSSALSTAGDDESDDNYSSDGDSESDAEQENKQGNSKRAAGRSESQVLSEIPSSTFDDSLSSIASSARVTKDSDSSFNETNIDSDSEEEEDRRARPQRESGGPNTANANAARGSNGSNGSRTTARGRRSSNKSHASSRSASILDQAGALTDLSDASMVMKDTVTPKKKRKLRKKAAMQEDDYVEQIGDSSLVEAVYSNTSHNTSRASGASRASRSFNSRKSTRF
- a CDS encoding putative phosphoribosylaminoimidazolesuccinocarboxamide synthase, yielding MSSNAIVSTDLPLKLIAKGKVRDVYDAGLTNGPHAGAILFVATDRISAFDIILQNGIPNKGKLLHALSTFWFGLLTPSLIESHIIATDYAHFPEELKQKLAGLEHQVEGRSMLVKRAKVLPIEAIVRGYITGSGWAEYKRTGTVHGIKLPEGLQESQEIPNGPLFTPSTKAEQGEHDENIHPDKVDDIIGADLSKRMSNAAVALYSKAAAHAKSRGIILADTKFEFGLIGHDHMILVDEVLTPDSSRFWSADKYAVGRGQDSFDKQYVRDWLKANGLDKAADQGVPVTLPDDVVKRTEQKYREAYELITGRKYGA